The Flammeovirgaceae bacterium genome contains a region encoding:
- a CDS encoding acyl-CoA reductase: MDLLQRITAFASLGNELRQLSPEKLASLGSDAQAENPWFTPDNVALSVQGITYFLQKDKLTKWVMQYDFDHTIPKNIGVVMAGNIPLVGFHDFLCVLISGHSITAKLSSKDVVLMQYVTRQLIEIEPQFGQRILLTSEPLKKIDAVIATGSDNSARYFEYYFKKYPYIIRKNRTSVAILTGNETNEELIALGKDVFSYFGLGCRNVSKLLVPESFDLARLLQCWEPYREVINHHKYANNYDYQKSIALVNKTPFLDTGFVLLFDNEGIVSPIATVYYQPYRTLPQLNELLEKHRNKIQCVVGMNTPAAVPFGKAQLPEVWEYADNVDTLQFLKNL; the protein is encoded by the coding sequence ATGGATCTCCTTCAACGGATAACTGCCTTTGCCAGCCTCGGTAATGAACTCCGGCAACTCTCCCCGGAAAAACTGGCCTCGCTCGGCAGCGATGCCCAGGCGGAAAACCCGTGGTTCACTCCGGATAACGTTGCTCTCTCCGTGCAGGGAATTACATACTTCCTACAGAAAGATAAACTGACCAAGTGGGTTATGCAGTATGATTTTGATCATACTATCCCAAAAAATATTGGTGTTGTTATGGCGGGCAACATTCCCCTGGTGGGCTTTCACGACTTTTTATGTGTACTCATAAGCGGGCACTCAATCACTGCAAAGCTGAGTTCAAAAGACGTTGTCCTGATGCAGTATGTTACCCGCCAGTTAATCGAAATTGAGCCGCAGTTCGGCCAGCGCATACTTTTAACAAGCGAACCACTAAAAAAAATTGATGCCGTTATTGCCACCGGTAGCGATAACTCCGCCCGGTATTTCGAATACTATTTTAAAAAGTATCCGTACATCATCCGTAAAAACCGTACTTCTGTGGCCATACTCACCGGCAATGAAACCAACGAAGAACTCATAGCACTCGGTAAGGATGTATTCAGCTACTTCGGACTGGGCTGCCGGAACGTTTCTAAACTTTTAGTGCCTGAGTCATTTGATCTTGCACGGTTGCTTCAGTGTTGGGAACCCTATCGTGAAGTTATAAACCATCATAAATACGCCAACAATTACGATTACCAGAAATCAATCGCGCTGGTTAACAAAACTCCCTTCCTCGATACTGGTTTTGTATTATTGTTTGATAATGAGGGTATTGTTTCACCAATCGCCACAGTTTACTACCAGCCCTACCGTACGCTACCACAACTAAATGAACTTTTGGAGAAACACCGGAATAAAATTCAGTGCGTAGTAGGCATGAACACTCCCGCAGCTGTACCGTTTGGTAAGGCCCAGCTACCTGAAGTATGGGAATATGCCGATAACGTTGATACGTTGCAGTTTTTAAAGAATCTTTAA
- a CDS encoding 4Fe-4S binding protein, with amino-acid sequence MAIKITDECINCGACEPECPNTAIYEGGREWNWAGGTKLETVEIDGNTIDAKTMQKPVSDEFYYIVSGKCTECTGFHEEPQCAAVCPVDCCVPDPDHVESKEVLMARKIWLHQEGVVQN; translated from the coding sequence ATGGCAATTAAAATTACCGATGAATGCATTAACTGCGGAGCCTGTGAGCCGGAATGTCCAAACACGGCCATCTACGAAGGTGGCCGCGAATGGAACTGGGCTGGGGGCACCAAATTGGAGACCGTAGAGATTGACGGCAATACAATTGATGCCAAGACCATGCAGAAACCGGTTTCGGATGAATTTTATTACATCGTTTCGGGTAAGTGTACCGAGTGTACCGGGTTTCATGAAGAGCCCCAATGCGCAGCCGTGTGCCCGGTTGATTGTTGCGTGCCCGACCCCGATCACGTAGAGTCAAAAGAAGTGCTCATGGCCCGCAAAATATGGCTGCACCAGGAGGGTGTTGTGCAGAATTAA
- a CDS encoding DUF58 domain-containing protein — protein MRLNLDDIHQPTSLELLARQLVEGFITGLHKSPYHGFSVEFAEHRLYNDGESTRHIDWKVYARTDRLFTKRYEEETNMRCLIAIDTSPSMFYPTENLAKIRFSSIVSAALITLLNRQRDAVGLCLFSDSIRALTPVKSTPTHREKLLITLENLLREPQPPVHSAVATVLHEVAEKIHRRSLVVIFSDMFDSENPEELFKALQHLKHNKHEVIVFHVMDHGSELRFEFEDRPTEFIDLEGGQRVKLNPADVREHYNKEAAKFYNDLKMRCNQYKIDFVPADVRMDINTILQTYLIKRARMK, from the coding sequence ATGAGGCTAAACCTGGATGATATACACCAGCCGACCAGCCTGGAACTGTTAGCCCGCCAGTTGGTGGAAGGCTTTATTACCGGACTTCATAAGTCACCCTATCATGGCTTTTCGGTAGAATTTGCTGAGCACCGCCTGTACAACGATGGTGAAAGTACCCGTCATATTGACTGGAAGGTTTATGCCCGCACCGACCGGCTTTTTACCAAGCGCTACGAAGAGGAAACTAACATGCGGTGCCTGATAGCCATCGATACCTCGCCATCCATGTTTTATCCGACCGAAAACCTTGCCAAAATACGGTTCAGTAGTATTGTTTCCGCAGCGCTTATCACCCTGCTTAACCGGCAACGCGATGCAGTAGGCCTGTGCCTTTTCTCCGATTCAATCCGTGCACTTACACCGGTTAAATCAACCCCTACCCACCGCGAAAAGCTGCTTATTACACTTGAGAACCTGTTAAGAGAGCCCCAGCCGCCTGTACACTCAGCCGTTGCCACGGTTTTGCACGAGGTTGCCGAAAAAATTCACAGGCGATCGCTGGTAGTCATCTTTAGTGATATGTTTGATTCGGAAAACCCGGAAGAATTGTTTAAAGCCCTCCAGCATCTTAAACATAACAAGCACGAAGTGATTGTTTTTCATGTTATGGATCATGGTTCTGAACTCCGGTTTGAATTTGAAGACAGGCCAACTGAATTTATTGACCTTGAAGGAGGGCAACGGGTAAAGCTAAACCCGGCCGATGTACGCGAACACTATAATAAAGAGGCTGCAAAATTTTACAACGACTTAAAAATGCGGTGCAATCAATATAAGATTGACTTTGTACCGGCCGATGTCCGAATGGATATCAATACAATTCTCCAAACTTACCTCATCAAGCGAGCGCGGATGAAATAA
- a CDS encoding DUF3276 family protein yields the protein MEEHKSNGNGRDEIFSTKVKAGKRTYFFDVKSTRSNDFYLTITESKKRFKEDGFTYEKHKIFLYKEDFNKFMEALTNTVNHVKNELMPGVDFSQFDQVHPEEVAAGVSKATDDELKWD from the coding sequence GTGGAAGAGCATAAATCGAACGGAAACGGCAGAGATGAGATTTTCTCTACCAAAGTAAAAGCCGGCAAGCGCACCTATTTTTTCGATGTAAAATCCACCCGGTCAAATGATTTTTACCTGACGATCACCGAAAGTAAAAAGCGTTTTAAGGAAGATGGTTTTACCTACGAGAAGCACAAAATCTTTCTTTACAAAGAAGATTTTAACAAGTTTATGGAGGCGCTTACCAACACGGTAAACCATGTTAAAAATGAGTTGATGCCCGGTGTTGATTTCAGCCAGTTTGATCAGGTGCATCCGGAAGAAGTAGCGGCCGGAGTGTCTAAAGCGACCGATGATGAATTGAAATGGGATTAA
- the ychF gene encoding redox-regulated ATPase YchF, which produces MALQCGIVGLPNVGKSTLFNALSNNKAEAANFPFCTIEPNIGIISVPDDRLKILEELVKPQRVVPTTIEFVDIAGLVKGASKGEGLGNQFLANIREVDAIVHVVRCFENDNIVHVDGRVDPVADKEIIDTELQLKDLETVEKKINRVEKIAKSGDAKAKKEFTILQQYKDALLSGKNARSVKISDEDKIAVADLQLLTAKPVIYAANVDESSVLTGNTHVERLKELVKDEEAEVVVICAAIEAQIAELDNEADRQVFLKEYGLRESGLTRLIRASYHLLDLITYFTAGEKEVRAWTIKRGWKAPQAAGVIHTDFEKGFIKAEVIKLSDYQKYKTEQACKEAGKMAIEGKDYVVQDGDIMHFRFNV; this is translated from the coding sequence ATGGCCTTGCAATGTGGTATTGTGGGCTTGCCAAACGTTGGCAAGTCAACCCTCTTTAATGCACTCTCGAACAACAAAGCTGAAGCAGCGAACTTTCCGTTTTGTACCATTGAGCCAAACATTGGCATCATCAGTGTTCCTGACGACCGTTTAAAAATCCTTGAAGAACTGGTTAAACCGCAACGGGTTGTACCCACCACCATTGAATTCGTAGATATTGCCGGCCTCGTAAAAGGCGCCAGTAAGGGCGAAGGACTGGGCAATCAGTTTCTGGCTAATATCCGCGAGGTTGACGCCATTGTACATGTGGTTCGCTGTTTTGAAAACGACAACATTGTGCATGTTGACGGCCGGGTAGACCCGGTAGCCGATAAGGAGATCATTGATACCGAGTTGCAATTGAAGGATTTGGAAACGGTGGAAAAGAAGATAAACCGTGTTGAGAAAATTGCGAAGAGCGGTGATGCCAAAGCGAAGAAGGAGTTTACAATCCTGCAACAGTACAAGGACGCCCTGCTATCAGGTAAAAATGCCCGTTCGGTTAAAATTTCAGATGAAGACAAGATAGCGGTTGCCGACCTTCAATTGCTAACTGCCAAACCGGTTATTTATGCTGCCAATGTAGATGAGTCTTCCGTATTAACCGGCAATACCCATGTGGAACGCCTGAAGGAACTGGTGAAAGATGAGGAGGCCGAAGTGGTGGTAATTTGTGCTGCTATTGAAGCTCAGATAGCCGAGTTAGACAATGAGGCCGACCGGCAGGTTTTTCTTAAAGAATACGGTTTGCGGGAGTCGGGCCTGACCCGGCTAATCAGGGCATCATACCACCTGCTGGACCTTATAACCTATTTTACAGCAGGCGAGAAGGAGGTACGAGCATGGACTATTAAAAGAGGCTGGAAAGCCCCCCAGGCAGCCGGGGTCATACATACCGATTTTGAAAAAGGCTTTATTAAAGCAGAAGTGATTAAACTATCTGATTATCAGAAATATAAGACCGAACAAGCATGTAAAGAAGCAGGTAAAATGGCCATTGAGGGTAAGGATTATGTGGTTCAGGATGGCGACATCATGCATTTTCGGTTTAATGTGTAA
- a CDS encoding CRISPR-associated protein Cas6 translates to MRTRIIFSLKNRGAYVPFHHQYLLAQFIKGLLMFGPEKSFQSFTHFNFSGLKGQTKISRKGLHFYSAKVTLVFSCPDQAFRNYFLSQVFGQKDIMIGSLHLVPDSVEDEPPVHIGDESKFLCISPIVPLQAGFNDEQSKKFINPESDEFSDLLYDATLKRMEETGQFTAEQLASFYKFQVVPDADYLQRIQEAHKKFARIYPLYDNDVKFEVRGYTFPFTLYAAREVQQFVYEHGLGYFCHKGFGMLDVAHNDPAQRTTRQDVVYAR, encoded by the coding sequence GTGAGAACCAGGATTATTTTTTCGCTTAAAAACCGGGGCGCTTATGTGCCCTTCCACCATCAGTACCTGCTGGCGCAGTTTATTAAAGGGTTACTAATGTTTGGTCCGGAAAAGTCCTTTCAGTCGTTTACCCACTTTAACTTTTCAGGGCTCAAAGGGCAAACGAAAATCAGCCGGAAAGGGCTGCATTTTTACTCGGCCAAAGTAACGCTGGTCTTCTCCTGTCCCGACCAGGCTTTCCGTAACTATTTTCTTTCACAGGTATTCGGCCAGAAGGACATCATGATTGGAAGCTTGCATTTGGTACCTGATTCTGTTGAAGATGAACCGCCCGTACACATTGGTGACGAATCAAAATTTTTGTGCATTTCGCCTATTGTTCCGTTACAGGCAGGTTTTAATGATGAGCAGAGTAAGAAGTTTATCAACCCTGAGAGTGATGAATTTTCGGATTTACTTTATGATGCTACCCTAAAGCGTATGGAAGAGACCGGGCAGTTTACGGCTGAACAACTGGCTTCTTTTTATAAGTTCCAGGTTGTTCCTGATGCCGACTACTTACAGCGTATTCAGGAAGCACATAAAAAATTTGCGCGCATTTACCCATTATACGATAACGATGTGAAGTTTGAGGTACGGGGCTACACCTTTCCGTTTACCTTGTATGCAGCCCGCGAGGTGCAGCAGTTTGTGTATGAGCACGGCCTGGGTTATTTCTGCCACAAAGGCTTTGGCATGCTGGATGTTGCCCATAACGACCCTGCCCAGCGCACCACCCGGCAGGATGTGGTGTATGCGCGGTAA
- a CDS encoding DUF5103 domain-containing protein, which yields MRFLFFLLLATACVAVQPSGTDVPEKTLELSDKAYEPEIKTVRLYNLEGFATRPELNPAVTRMGNWNLVLEFDDLKDQRDNYYLRIVHCNYNWTKSALLDLDYMPEYNEYPITDFEFSLDTQIPYVHYHTRIPPVKLPGNYVAVVYRGSDRSDIILTRRFMVFDPQFTFLREGSLIGPGTLAERNQQINFKINYKNVHIINPMETINVTVRQNQRWDNLSEQIKPSFLRENQSELEYRFFSGEHFFRGGNEFRFFDLRSLLYPGRNVARVDRTTKPPNAYIAPDQSRAGDVYSQHPDNNGSYILENLDFRNRNAANYVNVTFTLLSEPVSGEVYVIGAFTDWQLDDSTKMHYDTAQRAYNANYLLRQGWYDYQYAVKSKTLPPYYFEGTHYETENLYEIFVYYRAFQPQADLLLGYFVLGENRR from the coding sequence ATGCGTTTTCTATTCTTTTTATTATTGGCTACAGCCTGTGTTGCAGTTCAACCTTCAGGTACTGATGTTCCGGAAAAAACTCTTGAATTATCTGACAAAGCCTATGAACCTGAAATCAAAACAGTAAGGCTGTATAACCTGGAGGGCTTTGCCACCCGGCCTGAATTAAACCCGGCCGTTACCCGGATGGGAAACTGGAATCTGGTGTTGGAATTTGATGACCTTAAAGACCAGCGCGATAATTACTACCTGCGCATTGTTCATTGCAATTATAACTGGACAAAGTCTGCCTTGCTCGATTTGGACTACATGCCTGAGTATAACGAGTATCCGATTACCGATTTTGAGTTTTCACTGGATACGCAAATCCCTTACGTTCATTACCATACACGGATACCACCCGTGAAACTACCGGGTAATTATGTGGCGGTAGTGTACCGGGGGTCAGACCGGAGTGATATTATTTTAACCAGGCGGTTTATGGTGTTCGATCCGCAGTTTACCTTTTTACGTGAAGGCAGCCTGATTGGGCCTGGTACTTTGGCTGAACGCAACCAGCAAATCAATTTCAAAATCAATTACAAAAATGTACACATAATTAACCCGATGGAAACCATTAATGTTACCGTGAGGCAAAACCAGCGGTGGGATAACCTGAGCGAACAGATAAAACCGAGTTTTTTGCGGGAGAACCAGAGCGAACTTGAATATCGGTTCTTCAGTGGCGAACATTTCTTCAGAGGAGGGAATGAATTCCGGTTTTTCGATTTGCGATCCTTGTTGTACCCCGGTCGGAATGTGGCCCGGGTCGACCGCACAACAAAACCACCAAATGCGTACATCGCGCCTGATCAAAGCCGGGCTGGTGATGTCTACTCTCAGCATCCTGACAACAATGGAAGTTACATCCTCGAAAACCTCGACTTCCGTAATAGAAATGCCGCCAATTACGTAAACGTTACTTTCACCCTGCTAAGTGAACCGGTTAGTGGTGAGGTTTATGTTATCGGGGCATTTACCGACTGGCAACTTGATGACTCAACTAAAATGCACTACGATACTGCTCAGCGGGCTTATAACGCAAACTACCTGCTCCGACAGGGCTGGTACGATTACCAATACGCGGTGAAATCCAAAACACTGCCCCCCTATTATTTCGAAGGGACGCATTACGAAACTGAGAACCTGTATGAAATTTTTGTGTATTACAGGGCCTTTCAGCCTCAGGCCGATTTACTACTTGGATATTTTGTGCTGGGAGAAAACAGGCGCTAG